In the Sorghum bicolor cultivar BTx623 chromosome 4, Sorghum_bicolor_NCBIv3, whole genome shotgun sequence genome, GCCAGGCAAAGTGGTTGTTGTACACTCGTACTCTGCTGGCCGGCTAAGTACGTACGTACCTAGCTTTATCACCAAAGCAAAAGTGATtgtggccttatttagttcctcaaaaaatttgcaaaatttttcagatttcccgtcacatcgaatctttagacacatgcatgaagtactaaatatagacaaaaataaaaactaattgcacagtttggtcgaaattgacgagacaaatcttttgagcctagttagtccatgattggacaatatttgtcaaatacaaacgaaaaagctatagtgtccattttgcaaaatattttggaactaaacaagccctgtatatagacagaaaaaaaaacataaagctAGCAGTGCGTGATGGCAGCGGATCGAGCAGCAGAAGCATCGATCCAGCTCGCCCTGCTCTGAAAAGCAGCGgcagggaagaagaagaagatagcAGAAAGCAGGAAGAATAAGCAAGAAACACCAGTGCACCAACGATGAAACGGGACAGAAACAACGCCAGTACGCCACCACCCATCTTCTCCAAAAAAACACAATAGCCTCATGTAGTCATGTACATCGTCCTACGTACGGAGAAAAAACGTGCCTCCTTACTTGTTCCTCTTCGTTCCCTCCAAGTATACATAAGTATATATTGCTGCTACTGCTACGTatactaactaactaactaactaactaatcAATACTGCTACGAGCTTAATTGCTTAGCTACAATTGGCAACCAACCATGAATCTAATTAAtccatgatatgatatgatgatGCGAGAACTCTCTTCGAGATCTTACTCTACTATATCTTCCTCGATCAGCCTCCATCGATTGGCACCAAGGCAGGCAGGCCGGCCGGCTGCCGGCTTCGTTCTTCCCATGCATCGATCGCACCGgcatgtcgtcgtcgtcgtcagggATGGCTTTGGTCCTGCGCTCCGATGGAGTTGTGCTGCCGCGAGGGGCCCGACGGCGGCACGGGCCCCCGCGGCAAGAACCCCAGGAAATGGTTGGCGCTGCCTGCCTCCAGTGGCTTCCCCCTGAACGGCTGCATGCCTCGCGTCGCCTGGCAGCAGCTCGGCACCAGCAGCAGGAGGACCAGAAACACCAGCACCAGCCTCCGCCACGGCGGCTGCTGTGTTAATGATGGTCGCcgccgcgtcgtcgtcgtcgtccggctgctgctgctgctactacagCCTACTCCCCCTCCTGCTTGGAAACAGCAGGATCCGGCCATGGCAGATCGAGCGGCAGCAGCACCCGGCCGGGGAGCTCTCGCTAACCCTGAGGCGGGCGTCAATGGACTAGCTGTGGTGGGCGTGGTGAGCAAATGGCGAGGAGAGGGAGAAGGGAGGTGGTGATATAGGGAGGGGGTGGGGTATGATATGGTATGGAAGTCCTGGGGATGATGAGACGCAGCAGACGCTGTGTGACAAGGCAAAGAGGGGGCCGGTCGTTGTTGGATTTAAATTTTTATACCAGTTGCATTTTATAGCATGGTGTGGACGACGATGGAGTTGTTCAAACTTCATGTCATGTACCCAGCCCGGGGGAAGAAAATAGGGGGATGTCGATCTATCCTATCCAACAGATTTTCCAACAGGTACCGGCAAAATGCACCCCGTTGAAAAATGGTGCCATGCACGTCCGTCCTGTTGTTCCTTGGAACTATCTAGCTGTTTTTTGTTGACTATTGGTCTAAACTCGTTTCAaataagttttatttttttgagtGAAATTTCAAAGATTTATAAACCATAACAGCTATATATGGATATTAAAAGCCCACTATAGCTCTCCttttttagaatttgtgaaaCACTGAAACGAGAcaaaaattcttttttttttctcaaaaggaCAGAGAGAAGTTTGACGCAATTTATATCAGAAGGATAGGATAAAAACAAGAGCCGGTGTAGTTTTTTGAGTGGAAACCAGACAAAAAAACTGCACAACTAGAGGGATgtgcccacacacacacacaccactcTCACAACTTCAAAACAACAACGACCAACTAACTACTCAAGCTTCTCTACTCGGTCAAAAGAGCCAGCTTGGTGTTGAAATGCAATCCAAATACAtacctcttttttttcagaactTGTGAAACAAGAAAAAAATTCTTATGATACTAATTAAGACTCCTGACCGTGTTTTCAACTTTTtttctatgtaattaattgGCCTAAAAAAGGTTGCTTACAAGGCAATTGGTTTTAATATGTCTAGCTGTTACATTTTACTTTACAACTTGGAGCTTGTTTATTTGAAGAGACCGTGGTTTAATCTTCAATGCTTTATTTCCTGAGAAAAATGTAAAAGTCATTATTAGGTTGCTAAAACATCAGCATTCTTGTGTATCCCACGTTTTTATGTTGCTTCCTTTTATGAGAGGAGCATAACCATACATTTCTAATAAAGTTTTAGCTTTACCATGTACTGGGTACTGCCAATATTGACCGATGCATGCACGTAACCTAAGCCAAAACACTGACTCCCACTGATCAAACCTTTATTACCCTCAAGCACCGGCTACTACTATAGAGTGAATAAGGCATAGGAACCGGGATGATATGTCATCCAAATCCAAGCATAGAAGAATAAGAAGTAGGCTACATAGATTGTTGAAAATTGTTTAGTATATATTCTTCTTAAATCTGTTTGTTTGTCATAGTTTGATGCTTTTCTTTTTCTGAAAGAAATACTCCACATATTACTGTGCCTTTTTGGTTGCTGAaacatcaacattctcatcggATAACCTTCTGATATATGTAGGATGCTttcctgtttttcttttttttttcagaagagAATATGCATACGTTGAGAAAGTTGTGCTTTTAATTTAAAGCTTTTAACTGAACATGCATAAGCAGGCAGGTGGATCCATGGCTGGGGAAACCATGGCCGAAGCACCATATATTGTGAAACCTTTGTTACGTTACTCTCATAAAGCATCGTTAAGTACCATTAGAGCTCCTTAAAATAAACCCCTAATTGTTTTTTGGCAAAAACGAACCAACACTTTTGTATCAAAAACTGTAAAAATTAATCTTTGATAAACCTCCTCTCTAAAGATATGTGCTTGTGTTCCATACAAACACATTCAGCCTCCCACACGACGTCTCCcactctccctccctctctctttgTTTTCTTCCTTCCATATAGTTTTCTCCTTTAGTTGTCGTTGCCGACACCCTACAATGCTCGTTCCACCATGCAACCGgctaatttgattttttttagcaactaaattattacaaacaattggAGAAAGACAACATTTTTTCACGATCAGGCCATTCGCctatatttcattaagaggataAAAGTTTGCAAACCATAGGAACCACACATGGCGGCAAGAGTCCACCAATGCGCAGCCTAAAACCAGCTAGCAACTAAGAAAACAGGTGGTGATTAAAGATTACAAAGTTTCCGACAGTTGCGACAAAAGAGATGCTAAAACCAACACGGTTTTGAAGCCAGCCTGTGCCCAATCATCGATCTCCCTACTTAGCTTGCCTAGCAGCTGCTGCGTTCCACTGCTTGACCTAGCGAACGTCCTATCGTTGCGCTCCTTCTATAAGGTCCAATAGACCAGCAACATGATTGAGTCGAAAGCCGGACGTGCTGCGTTGTCTGCTTGTTGTCAGAAGACAACAATTAAACTAACTATTAGAGAAAGAAAACAATTAAACTATAATACTCAATGTATATAGTCAGTGATTTAGCAAgtgttttttttaagattttggaGGTGCTCATAGTTGTTTTGTGGCAAGGACACACCAAATAACTATTAGGGTTTTCTGGTTATAAAAACAAAGGTAAGAAAATATACAATTCTGTAAAACTTCAAATAGATTGGCCAAAGTACGACACGGCTATAGGATCAACAgtgttttattaaaaaaacataTTCAGTGAGAAACGCGTGGGAAAGATACAAGACCAAGGGGGTGTACTGTTACTGCTACTTTGAAACCGGGCAACCGTGCCCCACACACAAAGTGTCAACAGTCTGATGAAGAAGAGCTCAAGAACAGATTGCCCTTGTTTTGTGGGTGGCATGCTACCTGTTTGCCGTGCCGTGCGCCCCAATTATTGCGACCGGAACAAGAAGTGACAACGAAGAAAACTCGATCAAGATTGGGAGAAAATTCGTCGCCAGACCTGGGGTGCAGATTTGTAGGTTCTTGCAAAAGTGTAGATGTACCTACAGTAGTACGTCCTTGTGTGTATGTAGATGTAGGGTCTGTTTGGTTGGTTGGTCTAATAGAGCCTGGCTAGCAAATGTAGCCTGGGCAGCCCTGACCTGCTCCTAGGAAGGCAACCATCGTGTGTTTGGTTGCGTACAAAGATGAGGGTGGCTAAGTCgagcgtgtgtttggttggttgtgTTTTTTTCGATAGAATCACCGTACCTGAACACTGGTGAGTTTACCCTCAAAGAAGCAATTCATCGAACACCTTCCAGACCCATTTCCCTCCCTCCCGTTCCGTCCCCGCCCCTGTCTCTCTCTTCTGCTTCcccccgcgcgccgccgcccgctGGTGATCCCCGTCGCCGCggaccaccaccagcagcagcagccatgtCGTGCTCCCACCTCTCCACCGCCTGGTCCTCCTCGTCGCTCGCCAGCAACGCCTCCACCACCCAGCGGCGCGGAAGCTCCGCCCCGCGCTCGGGCCTCGTGGTGCGGTGCTCCCTCCGCGAGCTCCGCACCCGCATCGACTCCGTCAAGAACACGCAGAAGATCACGGAGGCCATGAAGCTGGTGGCGGCCGCCAAGGTCCGGCGCGCGCAGGAGGCCGTCGTCTCCTCCCGCCCCTTCTCGGAGGCGCTGCCCCCGAACCAGGAGatccagacggaggacatcgacCTGCCCCCGAACGCCTCCGACCTCACCCCGCCGCCCCCGCCgctgccgcagcagcagcaggcggcccCGGCCCTGGCACCTCGCCCGCCCCAGCGCGCGGGGCCCACACGCGGAGCCTCTCCTTGGACGCCGCTTCCTCCGTGGCGTGCTCCAGCTCAACCGGCGACGGGAGCTTCCTCCGTGGCGTGCTCCAGCTCGACCGGCGACGGGAGTTGGAGAATGGGCGAGGAGAAGCGGAGCAGAGGAGACGAGCAGAGAAGGGGAGTGGAGAGGGTGACGGGAAGCACACGCGAGCTGGTCCAAGCCTGGCTCCAGAAAAACGGACCCCCTATCCGTTTTCTGGGAGCCTAGCCAAGGCCTGTACGGCGGCCAGCGGTAGCCTGGCTAAAGCCCAAAACCAGGAAACCAAACAGCCCAATATTAGCCCCAGCTAGCCTGCCCAAGAGTTAGTCCGGCAACCAAACAGGCCCGTAGAGGCCGGCCGGAGTGATGGCGGTGGTGGGGCTGGCCTGTCTGTCATATACAGTAGTATGTAATGTCGGGAAGGCAGCATGCATGCGTGGACTGCGAATAATAGCAACAGTGCTCTGTGTCTTAGCAGCCGAAAGTACTGTACAAATCAAAACAGGGGAGGAACGCGCCAACGCGAGAGAGAAAAacgctaaagaaaaggttgccaATGGCCAATGCGACGAGTCCGCTGTGTTTCTTGGCCCAGCGAAGCAACCAGCAATTTCCGAGAAATCGTAGCGTTTTTGCCGGGCCGGCCGGAGAGCGCACGAATGCAACGCCCGGACCCGGGGGGCTCCTTCCTGGGGGTTCTCTGCTTGCCGCGCCGCTCGTGTTGGCACCACGCGGCAGCTAGCGGCACATGCGTCCGTGCCCAGCCAGACACACGAGCATGGGCCGGCGCACCAGTACGCACGCACGCCGCGCTGGTCGGTGATGTGTCCGCGACCGACGAGCGTGTCATGCAATTGGACGCACATGTCGTCAAGTTGGTTGCCTACAAATTTGGTCCGTGCATACATCAATGTCTGATCCTTGGCGCCCCTGCATGCACGAATGCACGTACGCCCAAAAGTTTTGGGCAGAGGCAGGCTAGACTAGATAGACACCCTAGCTTGGGTGCGGCCCTGCCGTGTGCAGAGGCAGGAACCTGCCGTTCCGCCACGATCGATCACTGTCATACTAATTAAACCTGCCTGCCTACCTAGGTACCTAACCGATATTCTACATTGGCACGAAAGTCGTACATGTGTTATTTGATATATTGGTGTTGAGATTTGGGTATCCtggtgaactaaggccttgttcagttgaggaaaaattttggttttggctactgtagcactttcgtttgtttgtgataaatattgtccaattattgaGTAACTAGACTCGAAAGATTCAGCTCgcgaattacaggtaaactgtgtaatcagTATTTGgttttgtctacatttaatactccatgcgtatgccacaagattcgatgtgatggggaatcttgaaattttttggaaactaaacaaggcctaaatgattCAAGGATAATTGCCATTAATTTATTTATGCACACGAGGTGCGTGTTTGGTGGTATTGCTTATAAGAAGTTGGTTTGTCCCGCGAACCCTCTGTTGTGATCATGCACACCCTTTGTGTAGATGATATGAAAATAAACGGAACTTCAGCCGGCTGCTTGTCGATCAATTCCTCGAGATACGTTTGTGTATATGTGTCGGAGAAGGTAGGGGAAAGAGGGAAATGATGGTACGACGGGGGGTACGTACGGCGCCGCGGACGGGGACGGcttgccggccggccggcggcgacaGGGTATTTGTTTAAGGGGCCGTGCGTCTCGCAGGGGCAGTCGATCGATGATGGGCAAACCCACCTGATGATCAGGCTCATGACTCTTGACGACGATGAGTTGCTGTGACTTGCCGTAACTAAAAACCCCGTCGACTTTCTCGGCCAAACTTAGGCCGCAGTCGTGGGTCGTTTGTTACACCATTGACCAATCTCTTTCGACTTTGGCGACATTTAATTTAAAGAAAGGATCGTCGACTGCATGCATGTATAACTGTAGTAACACTTTAGTATGGTATATAAACAAAACGTCTCGGACAGCTCCAGATGGGTGAGAAAGTTGAGACAAGCAGCCAAAAGGAGATGAAGGCAATGATCACCCCGGGCCGGGTCGAAGTTAACGCACAATCTATGCTATACACCTTTTGTTAATGAACCATAATGGAAGGAAAGGAAGATACCACGCATGATGATCACACATGCAGCCATGCATGCAacttagaagaagaagaaacacaGGCGAAAGAGAGTCAGAAATTCAGAATTATATTCATTCATCTGCAACCGGAATCATGGCCGACCGTTTCCCGGATGGGCTTTTGGCCTTTGCTAACGAAAGGAGCAGAGGGGCCCCGTGGCTGCCTCCCTGTCCCGTCCGGCCGGTCGGTCCGAGCACCATACTAGTCGGAtttggattcgaatacggataatatcaacaaTATCAGATAAGATACAGTTGGATGTCGACATcctaaatatacgatttaaatatTCAGATACGAATATGATATCAGATATTAaacattcggactcggataaattcattctcgaatacggtcaaaaaaaaaatatccatACCATCTTCATCCCTATGTATTATACACTGACTGTACAGTGTGAGCAGCAAGGGAACCAGTATGCCCCCAGAATTTCAGCAACCTGCTGCTGAACCCGCTGTTAGTCTGGCAATGCCATTGCCATGCCACATGCCACCCGATGGCAGCGTCCTCTGCCTGCTGATGCTCTCAGCTGCAACACCGTACCCCATCTCCATCTTCTGCCCTGCTGCTCATGACAACGACATGATCGAATTCCTCTGATCTTCATCTTTTGCTCCATCTATCGCTGAACCGGTTGCCATCATCAGTCAGTCAATCCAACGGAAGAAGAACGGTAGCATACGCCGCCGCCATGGACTAGGGTGGGCGGGTGGCCAAACCTCAGAGAAACCAACAGCAACAAAAACCAACTCAAACTGCTAGCTGATTGTGCGTTGCGTGGTTATGTACGTCTTCCCCTGCTAAGTCACCAGCACACCCACCGTAATTTCCCATCAGGCACAGGCAGGTGCTGGGACTGGGATCGGAGTACGTCGTATCGCAGACGAAGAGGGATGGATCGGCACGCACGTCTCATGATTCCCATGCATGATCCACGGCTTGCCTACCCATGGCATGATTGATGATTGTTTGGCGGATGGTCGGAGAACGGCAGCCCGGCCGCCGGACCCCAGGACAGACTGAGACTTGTCAAATCCAGCAGTTATTCGACACTCGCATGTTAATAACTTACTTGCTCTGTTCATTTAATTTGATCTAGTTAGCCTTGGAAACTACTCCAAGTCATGTGTGTCTGCAAAAGTAATAATGTTGCCTGCATTGGGGATTAAGTAGACATACTTGGCGATTGGTTGAGTCGCGGAATGGCTGTGCCTCTCCATGCACTCACTGACAACTATACGCTACAATACAAGCGGAGAAACCTCAACTAGTTAATGGAGAAAATAAAGAATTGGAAAAGATGATCTATGTTGGATGCTACGTACAGGAGCTTCATTCAGAAAGCACAATAACAAGCTGGCCAGTAGGACAAAGAGTTGCAACTTGCAAGTTTGCAACTCAACGACGAAAGGCAGCCAGCCAGCCGAAGACGCCGAAGACCGAAGTGCGGCATGGCATGGGGAGGGACGAGGAAGCAACAGAcgcaaaaggagggaaagattatactggaccaagcattgctTTTGCAGACATGTACACACAAGATAAGAGTTCTTTTTCACTGGAGCAAGCATTAGTCTTTTTCACTGAGACGTGCAGAGCTGGAAAGCCACCAGATACTACTGCTACTGGACGTAAAGCAAGCGGGCATGCAGTCCAGAATTCAGAGTGTCCGGCCTGTGATTGCAAAAGAGTGCAGGTGTCAAGTTCAGCTTTACCACCTGCAGAGTATGACCAAGGAATCCGCACAAGTATGCTGCATGCTCAAACTATATATACTATAAATTAAACTGTTCAGGTGCAAACAAGCATTCGGAAAGAAGGGAGCAGGTTCAGTTAATTAGTAGTAACAGACAACTAGTCCCCTGAAACCAGGAGGAAGGAATGCATAATGGAGGCAAGCACATGGCAGCAAGCAAGCATGCATCAGTGATTCAGTGCATGGAAGCTAGAAGCCAAgcatgcagtgcagtgcaggcaCGTCCGTGCAACAACTAACTGAGCAATATGGGTATTGGCCTATTTGGTGGGCAAAAAAGATGACCTACGCCTCAACTAAATCTACAACATGGCTAGCTAGGTTAACCCCAGGTTAGTTGGGATGTGACACTTGCATTAACAAATACTAATCGATCAATGCAATCATCAATCATCACTCCCCTAGGTTGCAATGCTTGTTTGC is a window encoding:
- the LOC8064238 gene encoding protein IDA-LIKE 2 yields the protein MAGSCCFQAGGGVGCSSSSSSRTTTTTRRRPSLTQQPPWRRLVLVFLVLLLLVPSCCQATRGMQPFRGKPLEAGSANHFLGFLPRGPVPPSGPSRQHNSIGAQDQSHP